A region of the Saccharospirillaceae bacterium genome:
GGATTCGGCAACCTAGACGTCGAAGACGCTACCAAAACCCTCGGTTATATCGGCAAGACCATCTCTGCCAGTGAATTTGTCACTGCAAAGCGCCGTTGGAATCAACTTGCCCAGACCATGGCCATGTACCACCAGCGCTATGATGTTTTACTTACGCCGACTCTGGGCGCAGAGCCGGTTGAAATCGGAGCATTTGAACCGCCCGCGTTTGAGAAAGTTGCCATGAAAGTCATCAATGCTTTTGGTATGCACAAACTGTTACTGAAAAGCGGTATGGTGAAGCAAATGGCGATGGAAAGCCTCGAAAAGCTGCCATTCACCCAATTGGCAAACTTAACCGGTGCCCCTGCCATGTCAGTGCCATTGTACTGGAGTCAAAATAATTTGCCGTTGGGCGTTCAATTTATGGCCCCTATGGGTGATGAAACCACCCTGCTTCAGCTGGCAAAACAACTGGAACAGGCACATCCCTGGTTTAATCGAACCGCAACAATGGGTTGAAACACTGGCATCTGAAACAAAAAACGGCACACTAAGCCAAACCAAACTGAACAATAAGAAAATTCCACAATGAAAAGGAAACAAGCATGAGCGCAAGAACGGTTCTGATTACAGGTTGCTCAAGTGGCATTGGCCGGGCATTAACTGAAGAGTTTTTGCGTCATGGTTTTCGGGTTTACGCAGCAGCACGTAATACTCAGTCACTCTCGGGCCTGATCAGTGATCAATTGATACCTATATCGATGGACGTTAATAATCCCGATGATATTGCCTCCACCGCTGAAACCATTACCAACGATGGTGGCAAACTGGATTATCTGATTAACAACGCAGGATATGCTGCTATGGGTCCAGTGGTTGAATTATCCACCGAGGATTTAAAGCAACAGTTTGAAACCAACGTATTTGCTCCGATTGCACTGACAAAAGCACTGCTACCGATGCTGCGCGCCAGCGGCAACGCACAGGTGGTTAACATTGGATCGGTATCCGGCATTTTAACTACACCATTTTCCGGAGCATATTGCGCAACCAAAGCCGCCTTGCATGCATTATCGGATGCACTGCGAATGGAACTTGCGCCATTTAACATTAAAGTAGTTACCGTCCAACCGGGGGCGATTGAATCAAAATTTGGAGACAATTCACTGGAGAATATGAGCAACCTGATTGATGAACAGTCGCTTTATGCGCCTCTGAAAAAGTCAATTCAGGATCGTGCTACCGCATCTCAGGACAACCCAACGCCAACGAAAGAATTTGCGACCGAGCTAATGGCTCAATTGCTGAGTCAACCGGATGCGGTGATCCGTATTGGTAATGGCAGCCGTGCCTTGCCGTTTATACGCCGCTGGATTCCGATTGAGTGGGTGGATAAATTGTTGAGTAAAAAGTTTGGGCTGGATTCTCTATAGAGATTCTTACCTTGCCATTTGGGCAGCGACAAAAGCTTCCACATGATAAATCGCTCGCCCTGCTTCCGATAACATTGATCCAATAGAAATTTGTTAGGCACTGGTGTGATTTGGATAAACAGCAGTGTGCTGACTCCGCTGTACCACCATATAGCCATGTGTCTGCGGATATTGATCGTATTCCAAATGGCGAACCACTGCTCCGGCTGACATCACGGCCTGGACAAAACCATTTACACCCAACGACGAATAATAAATCTCGGGGCCCATCACACAGTTTCTGTGCTCACCAGCGACATCAACCGCCCCAAAAGAAAAGATAAAAACACCACCCGGTTTCAGTGCTGCAACCAGCTTGGTAATTAGCGAAGACTGATGCGTCAAAGGAACATGCCAGATACTGTCCCAGGCACTGATGAAATCGTACTGACCCGTTGTTGGCCACTGACAAATATCCTTATGGTAGAAGCGAAACTGCGGATATTTTTCCTGAGCCAGCCGAATCATCTCTGCTGAAACATCGACACCTTCGACGTCGTAGCCATGCTCGGCAAGGTACCTCATAAAACGCCCGGTATGGCCGCAGCCAACATCCAGCGCTTTGCGGCAAGGATTCGGCTCGTCGCCCCGATCATCACCGGAGAGAAACTGCAATGCCCTGTTTAACTGATCCATGCCGTTATCCATTGGAAACACATCGTCGTTCCAGCGTTCGGTAATCTGATCGTAGGCTTTACCGGTTGCTTCAGGTTTCATGCTCACCCTCACACGGCTTCAGACAATACAAATACACCGGGGACTGGTAGAAGTCTTTCGCTTTAACAGTTTCATCCGGCTCAAAACCAGGCAGTGCAAAATTATTACTGATTAAAAATCGAGCATCCGACTCAAACATCTTTCCGCCCTGCTCTGTCTGCAATTTACCACTGATCGCCTGCATCGCGTCGGGATACAAATAACACACCATAACAGACGCCTTGCTTAAATCCTGCTTCAGGAAATCCTTACGCATCACCTGCACATTGTTCAGCCGATACAAACGAATCAATAACAGAGACGCCAGCCAGGGTAACCAGGAAATTTCGTAACCAATAATCTGACGTTGCGGATAACGCCGCGCCAAAATCACTAGCAAGTTGCCCCAGCCGCTGCCCAGTTCAACGATTTTTCCGACGACACCAGCATTTCCAGAGCTATTCGTAGCGTTCTGAAGTGCATCCACTTTATCAAATAAGGGCAACATAGCATCTCGTGCTGCACGGGAGCTGGGCATGGGAGAAATTCCTGCCACTAAGGTGCTCCAGACAATGGAGCATGCCGCCAGAAATACCAGTAGCAAAACAACAAACAAAGCGATTTCAGTAGCAGGCATCGTTCAGCTCTTCATCTTATACTTCCCAGTCTGACAATAACGCGCGAATGTCAGTTTGGCTCTTGCCGGAAGAGAGTGCCAGCAACGCAAATACGTATAAAAAGTGCGTCTGCAAATCGCGATACAGTACACCGCCTGAGGCAATTAACGCATGGGTGCTGCCATAAGGTATGCTGATGTGTTTTCCGGGGAAAGATCCAAGCAAGAATAAAGTATCGCCACTGGTTTCTTCGATGTGATCAATAATATCAGAGTACTCAGCACCAAACGGCCCCGTACCACTGTGGTAAAGCTGCAACACGACGATGTCTTTACCCGCTGAAACCGCACGCAATAAATCTTTGTCGATACCTGGGTACAAGTGCAGGTAAGCAATTTTTTTCTGAGCCGCAACAACGGCTTCTTTCGACGGTAATGACGTATCACCAATCGTTGGCTGGTCGACTTTATCTGCCAACGTATCAACGGCTAAACCCGCCACTGAACAGTAATACGTGACAACATTGCCATATACCGGATTAAAGACTTCTTCATCAAAACCCATCGGTTTTAATTCAAAGCCATTGAAGATTTTTGCTTCATTATTATTGGCATCAGAGCGGAAAGCGATATAAACGCCGCTTTCAGGTAAATCTGCCGCCACAAATTCCAGCGACGACGATAAACTCAAAGCAGTGTCTGACAGCGGATGGTCAGGCGCTAAAAATGCTCCGGTAAAGCAGACTTTTTTCGTCCATAGGTGGCTGAAGCATACCGCCGCTGCAACGGTATAAGCTTTCGTGTCAGTACCATGAGTCACGACAATACCGTCACAATCGCTGTTACAGCAATCCTCAATGCTATTCAGCACGTCGACCCAGTCAGCTGGACTGAGCACTTCAGAATTTTTGTTGATCGGGGATACAACTTCAACATCGAAGCCCAGTTTATTTTTAACCGCTTCAATCTGTTCAGCGATTTTACTGGCACCTGCCTCAACAGCGACATGATCGGATTTCAAGATTGAACCGATGGTACCACCGGTAGTGATTACACGGATTTTTTTCTTCAACGATATTCCAACTGCTTTGCAGCAACGCTTACATGAGCCGCCAACGCTATCACTGGGCTGACTGGCAAGCAAGCCATGCTGACAGCCCAGTAAAAGGAGATTTAATCGCGATCACACCGCCGAAGCTTTGCGGTAACACAAGAAGGCGTAACCAAAGAACACCGCGAACAACAGATCATTCAAACCATAAACCGAATAAAAAAGTCCGGTCAGCCAGTCAGTAGCGTAAATATCAGGCAAAGCTTCCCAATTACCAGACATCCAGATAAGCCAAACCACCACATACAACACCTTTTCTACCGCAAATACTGCCGCCAGCCATTGCACGGCATTATCGGTAATCCGAGAGGTGGCGATATAAGCCAGGCCCCACAATACGATACAAATCAAGCCGAAGGTCGACATCACAGTCGGATCATACTCTGACACTGTATTGTTGGTGAAAAACCGACTGACGGTTAAAACACCAATAACGTTGGCCAGCCCGCCAGCAACAAATCCAGCTGACAGCATGGATGGTTTCATATTCTTTCTCCTGTTGTTTATTGAATAACGCTTTCAAAGCTCAAGTCATTGCGCCCGACATAGTAGCCAGATCAGAACGGTTTAAATAGGTGGAATCCTGTCATACCAAAGAGCGCAGTCACCCTGCACGAACGATAGGTGTCGCCAATAGCCGCTTGATCATGGGTAACGGACATGCACAATCTTCGCTCAGGGCAACTGGTTCATACGTCGCTTCAGCCAGAGAAGATCCCTCAATTATTTTGTGGCTACTTCAGGTATACTTCTCGCCCTTTTCAGAATCTACCCGTTCAAGAGCCACCTTATGTCTTTACCTCCATGCCCTAAATGTGAATCTGAGTACGTTTATCAGGATCAGGAATTGTTAATATGCCCGGAGTGTGCGAACGAGTGGAACCCAAACGAAGTGTCGGAAAGCGATGAACCGATCGCCAGAGATGCTAACGGTACAATGCTAAAGGCGGGCGATAAGGTAACCGCTGCCAAAGATCTGAAGATTAAAGGCAGCTCTCAGGTAATTAAAGTCGGTACTAAGGCTATGATTCGTCGAATCCTTGATGCCAAGGATCACGAACTCGACTGTAAAGTGGATGGCGTAGGTGAAATGATGGTTACGGCCAAATTCGTGAAAAAAGCCTGATTTCTGAAGCCCCTGAAGGCGGGGCTCCGTTGTAAGCCTGCAGCACCAATGATTAATCGCAGCTCTTCTGATGGCGGCTCGACTGTGCAAGGTCAAGCAGCTCTCGCAGAGCTACTGAGACCATCGAGAACTCAAGTTGGTCGGTATTTTTAAGTTCGGTCAACATTCGCTGCCAGCGTTTAACCAACACCGCTTGCTCCTCCTCCCAGAGCTCCACCGCGTGCTGTAATGTCTGTCCGTCCTGCATGCTGGCCAAAATACCTTCAGTCAGACCACGCTGCTGCCAATCCAGGTCATCGCGTAATGTTTCGCGTGCCAGTGCATCCCAGTGGCTGGACGATGGAAGCGCATTAATCTGCTGCATAAACCAGTTCAGCGACAAGTATTCACCCATTTCGAAATAGGTTTCAGCTACCTGCTGCAAGTCACGTTCAGCCTGCCCGGAAGCTTCAATAATCCCAAGTGAAGAATACAAGTTCGTAGCTCCGGCAGTGACAGCTGCCAGTTGCTCAGGGACACCAGCGGCAATGCGCTCTTCATAAACGCCTTGCCAGCGCTCCAGTTCCGACCCCTTGAGCGTTTCACCCAGTGACGTCATCATGCTCTGCACCGATCCACCAAATTTGGATACCTCAGCACCAATATCGATCGTCGCACGACGGTTACGCAGGAACCAGCGGGTTCCACGTCGTACCAGACGCATCATATCGGCCATCATACTTTCCTGAACATCCGTGTCGATCTTGTAGTCCAATTCCGCAATTGCATTCCAGTACTGTGGAAGCGCGAATATGTCACGCGCCGTTAAGAACGCTCGTGCAATGTCGCTGACATTCGCCCCGGTGGAGTCACGCAACCGGTTCACAAACGTGATGCCCATGTAATTCACCATGTCATTAGCCAGCTGAGTCGCAATAATTTCACTGCGCAGGCGATGCCGGTACATGGGTTCACAGAAGCGTTGCACCAATTGCTGTGGAAACTCCGTTTTCAGAAGTTCGGAGATGTAGCTGTCGTCGCTGATATCCGGATGATTCAGTACTTCTTTCAGATCAGCTTTGGTATAGGAAATTAAGACCGATAACTCTGGCCGAGTTAATCCCAGAGACTCGCTGCGACGCTCTGCCAGTGTTTCCTCATTTGGCAGAAACTCCAATACACGATCCAGCTTCCCTACATTTTCATATTCGTGCATCAGACGCACATACTCATCCAGGCGCCCCTGACAATCACGATACGCTAACGCTATCGCCTGTGTCTGGCGATAATTATTATTCAGAACCAGCTTGGAAACCTGATCGGTCATATCCATGAATATCTGATTTCGCTGCTTGCGCGTCAGATCGCCTGCATCAAGGATTTCATTCAGCATAATCTTGATATTGACTTCGTGGTCGGAGCAATCGACGCCAGCCGCGTTGTCAATGAAATCGGTATACGATGCCCCACCATTTAGACCAAATTCAATGCGGCCTAATTGAGTAACACCCAGGTTTCCACCTTCACCAATCACTTTGGCACGAACCTCAGAGCCATTAATCCGCAACGCATCATTGGCTTTATCACCAACGTCAGAGTCCTGCTCCTGGCTTGATTTAATATAAGTACCAATGCCGCCGTTCCAGATGAGATCAACCGGCGCTTTCAATAACGCTTTGATAAGTTCATTAGGGGGTAGCCGATCTTCTGTAATCCCGAATATCTGTTTCATCTCCAATGAAATAGGAATGCTCTTGGCACTGCGGGAGAAAATACCACCGCCTTTAGAGATCAGCGTTTTGTCATAATCGCTCCAGCTTGAACGAGGCAGTTCGAATAGTCGTTTACGTTCAACGAAGCTTTTGGCCGAGTCCGGATTTGGATCGATAAAGATATGCATATGGTTAAAAGCGGCAGTCAGACAAATATGCTCCGATAACAGCATACCATTACCAAAAACGTCACCAGCCATATCTCCGATACCAACGACAGAGAAATCCTTCTCCTGCACGTTGTGTCCACGTTCACGAAAATGCCGCTGAACAGAAACCCA
Encoded here:
- a CDS encoding SDR family oxidoreductase yields the protein MSARTVLITGCSSGIGRALTEEFLRHGFRVYAAARNTQSLSGLISDQLIPISMDVNNPDDIASTAETITNDGGKLDYLINNAGYAAMGPVVELSTEDLKQQFETNVFAPIALTKALLPMLRASGNAQVVNIGSVSGILTTPFSGAYCATKAALHALSDALRMELAPFNIKVVTVQPGAIESKFGDNSLENMSNLIDEQSLYAPLKKSIQDRATASQDNPTPTKEFATELMAQLLSQPDAVIRIGNGSRALPFIRRWIPIEWVDKLLSKKFGLDSL
- a CDS encoding class I SAM-dependent methyltransferase, with the protein product MKPEATGKAYDQITERWNDDVFPMDNGMDQLNRALQFLSGDDRGDEPNPCRKALDVGCGHTGRFMRYLAEHGYDVEGVDVSAEMIRLAQEKYPQFRFYHKDICQWPTTGQYDFISAWDSIWHVPLTHQSSLITKLVAALKPGGVFIFSFGAVDVAGEHRNCVMGPEIYYSSLGVNGFVQAVMSAGAVVRHLEYDQYPQTHGYMVVQRSQHTAVYPNHTSA
- a CDS encoding asparaginase domain-containing protein, producing the protein MKKKIRVITTGGTIGSILKSDHVAVEAGASKIAEQIEAVKNKLGFDVEVVSPINKNSEVLSPADWVDVLNSIEDCCNSDCDGIVVTHGTDTKAYTVAAAVCFSHLWTKKVCFTGAFLAPDHPLSDTALSLSSSLEFVAADLPESGVYIAFRSDANNNEAKIFNGFELKPMGFDEEVFNPVYGNVVTYYCSVAGLAVDTLADKVDQPTIGDTSLPSKEAVVAAQKKIAYLHLYPGIDKDLLRAVSAGKDIVVLQLYHSGTGPFGAEYSDIIDHIEETSGDTLFLLGSFPGKHISIPYGSTHALIASGGVLYRDLQTHFLYVFALLALSSGKSQTDIRALLSDWEV
- a CDS encoding alkylphosphonate utilization protein, with protein sequence MSLPPCPKCESEYVYQDQELLICPECANEWNPNEVSESDEPIARDANGTMLKAGDKVTAAKDLKIKGSSQVIKVGTKAMIRRILDAKDHELDCKVDGVGEMMVTAKFVKKA